A window of Spiroplasma syrphidicola EA-1 contains these coding sequences:
- a CDS encoding CatB-related O-acetyltransferase, translating to MNKKIILPDEKIKKPTNIEGIYLIKNYISNKNITIGDYTYYHCDNEQEAIEFQNKNIRYHFPNFFNDNLVIGKFCSIAKETIFLMNGANHNYNAISSYPFYLYANDEEFKQQMLTQLPNRGDTVIGNDVWIGYQATIMPGIKIGNGAVIGTKSVVTKNVPPYAIVAGNPAKIIKYRFDQSKIIELEKMQWWNWTKEEIINKIDLICLNNSF from the coding sequence ATGAATAAAAAAATAATATTGCCAGATGAAAAAATAAAAAAACCAACAAATATTGAGGGTATTTATTTAATTAAAAATTATATTAGTAATAAAAATATTACGATTGGTGACTATACATATTATCATTGTGACAATGAACAAGAAGCAATTGAATTTCAAAATAAAAATATTCGCTATCATTTCCCTAATTTTTTTAATGATAATTTAGTTATAGGTAAATTTTGTTCAATTGCAAAAGAAACAATTTTTTTGATGAATGGAGCTAATCATAATTATAATGCCATTTCAAGTTATCCATTTTATTTATACGCCAACGATGAAGAATTTAAACAACAAATGCTAACACAATTACCTAATCGTGGTGATACAGTTATTGGAAATGATGTTTGAATTGGCTATCAAGCCACTATTATGCCAGGGATAAAAATTGGCAATGGGGCAGTAATTGGAACTAAAAGTGTTGTAACAAAAAATGTTCCCCCTTATGCAATTGTTGCAGGTAATCCCGCCAAAATTATCAAATATCGTTTTGATCAATCAAAAATTATTGAATTAGAAAAAATGCAATGATGAAATTGAACAAAAGAAGAAATTATTAATAAAATTGATCTAATTTGTTTAAATAATTCTTTTTAA
- the dinB gene encoding DNA polymerase IV — translation MKVIFHIDMNSFFASCHEAITPEFRGKPLVVSSPSRRAIVSTANYPAREFGINSAMPLYKAKELCKELIVVDHDFNLYVNFAQRLFDFICENYTTKIEVASIDECYIDVTEIYRKYQSAMNLAQDMQKRVFKELGLPNSIGISYNKSLAKIGSDFKKPMGITLIKREDVPKIIHPLAVTKLFGIGRQTASQLEKLEIYTIGDLAHYQDVDFLEKIIGNNAHSLIAKAQGKGSDELKYDNNGLKSIANETTLEYDLSDYEEIKEKIFLLAKHVCQRARKRTLIGNVIYVTLKYSNHQRHSKQIKLSTYTCDDDKVYSIAISLFEKLWNGEGIRLIGVGIKGIISKYDLKEQLSLNNFATASPLSETNKLINNLNKKYQKDLLMTGEKLEEMKYILQQQTKYIQSDSRTLDDTKKKRR, via the coding sequence ATGAAAGTTATTTTTCATATTGATATGAATAGTTTTTTTGCTAGTTGTCATGAAGCAATCACGCCGGAATTTCGTGGTAAACCGCTTGTTGTTTCTTCACCATCGCGACGAGCAATTGTTTCAACAGCTAATTATCCCGCTCGTGAATTTGGAATTAATAGTGCAATGCCATTATATAAAGCAAAAGAATTATGTAAAGAGTTAATTGTGGTTGATCATGATTTTAATTTGTATGTAAATTTTGCCCAAAGGCTTTTTGATTTTATTTGTGAAAACTACACAACTAAAATTGAAGTAGCATCAATTGATGAATGTTATATTGATGTAACAGAGATTTATCGGAAATATCAGAGTGCGATGAATTTAGCACAAGATATGCAAAAAAGAGTTTTTAAAGAATTGGGTTTACCAAATAGTATTGGAATTTCATATAATAAGTCTTTAGCTAAAATTGGGAGTGATTTTAAAAAACCAATGGGAATAACTTTAATTAAAAGGGAAGATGTTCCCAAAATAATTCATCCTTTGGCTGTCACAAAATTATTTGGGATTGGTAGACAGACTGCATCCCAATTAGAAAAATTAGAAATTTATACAATAGGGGACTTGGCCCATTATCAAGATGTTGATTTTTTAGAAAAAATAATTGGTAATAATGCTCATAGCTTAATTGCCAAAGCCCAAGGCAAAGGGAGCGATGAATTAAAATATGATAATAATGGTTTAAAATCAATTGCTAATGAAACAACACTTGAATATGATTTGAGTGATTATGAAGAAATTAAAGAAAAAATATTTTTATTGGCAAAACATGTTTGTCAGCGTGCCCGTAAACGAACTTTAATCGGGAATGTTATATATGTGACACTAAAATATAGTAATCATCAACGTCATTCAAAACAAATAAAGTTATCAACATATACTTGCGATGATGATAAAGTTTATTCAATTGCGATTAGTCTCTTTGAAAAATTATGAAATGGGGAAGGAATTCGCTTAATTGGCGTTGGCATCAAAGGAATTATTAGTAAATATGATTTAAAAGAACAACTTAGTCTTAATAATTTTGCAACAGCAAGTCCCTTATCCGAAACTAACAAATTAATAAATAATTTAAATAAAAAATACCAAAAAGATTTATTGATGACAGGGGAAAAACTAGAAGAAATGAAATATATTTTACAACAACAAACTAAATATATTCAATCAGATAGCCGAACATTGGATGATACAAAGAAAAAAAGGAGATAA